ATGGAACCCGCCGGGCTGGACGACATGGACATGTCTCCAAAGTTGTCGTTGGAACCTACCAGGTTTTGGGAAAGCGCCAGGTCCTTGGCCCGCTCCAGCGACTCGATCCACTCGTCTACTGTAgacttgctgctgctgctgttgttggcaCCGTCTCTTCCTGCTCCTCCGTCTGATGACTTGTCGGATTTGTCCTTGTGTTGTTTTTCCGAGGACTTGGGTTCTTCAAAGGTGTAGTGTACGCCGCCCTGGATTTGGGGTGTCCTTGAACATTAGCATCAATATCGATATCACCTGATGAATAAAGGGGGGAATATATATTCCACAGGATATCGGGGAAAGGGGCTGGTAATTTTACTCACCGTGTCAACACACCAAACCGGCTGGCCCTTAGCGTCGATTTGGGCTTTCCACGTGCAATCCGAAGCCAGAAGTGAAATCTCCTgcttcgccttcttctcctcgccgccgGCTGGTGCAAACACGATACGGCCGCTCGAGGTGATCATGACAAGCCGCTGTCTCTTCTTGGTGGTACTGCCGCCAAAGAAGCGAGCCAACTTCTTATGCCCTTCTCCGCCTTCCTTGCCGTGTGGGCTGTGCGGTATCGGCGATGACACAACCATCAGGTCGCCCAGCTTAAGGATGCGCTCGTTGTTTTTGGTCAGGACGGGTGACCAGTCAAGATCCAGTTGCGTAGGAGGCGGTAGTTCGGTGATGATCCTAGCAGGTCGGTTGACGTTGTTATTGGCCGGTCCCCCttgagtggtggtgttgcctCTGGTTGAGCTTGGGTTGCCCATGGGCATAGAGTGATGACTATGATTCGAATTCGACCCACCTCCGCCCAAATGCATCATTTGCGGTTGCTGCTCCTGGGATCCTGGTACGTACGGCCTCAGCCGCGGTGCCTTCATCCTCCACAGCTCCTTGCCAAACATTTGTCCGGCAAAGAACTCGTGCTTCTTGATATGTTCAACCGTAAAGCGCTGAGCCGGGTCCAGCACAAGACATCGTTCTACCAAATCGCGCGCAGCGGATGGGAAACCAGGCGGGAATTCGTACTCGAGTTTTACGATCTTTTGGAAAGTAAGATACTCGGTTCCTGCTTTGAAGGGAGGCCGACCGGCGAGGAGTTGGTAAATAATGCATCCAAAGGCCCATATGTCGCTTGCTGTGCTCGCTGACTTTTCCGTCAGGAGTTCGGGGCTCACGTATTCAGCGGTACCAACAAACGAGGCCGCTCGctcgtcatcctcgccaCTTTGCCCGGGTGTTTCCTCTGGTGGTCTGGGATCTCGAGGGTCTCGCAGTAGCTTGGCAGTGCCAAAGTCGGTGATTTTGACGTGCATCTGTTCGTCCAGGAGCACGTTCTCGGGCTTCAGGTCACGGTGGATGATACCTCTCGAGTGCATGTAGTCGATAGCGTCCAATATTTGGGCGCCATAGAACCTGGTGCATTCCACGTCGAACGTCCCCGTCTTCTTGAGCACGCCCAGCAGCTCTCCGCCAGTACATAGATCGAGGACGTAATACAGCGAAGTCTCGTCCTGGAAGGTGTAATACAAGCGGACGATACCCGGGTGCTCGGTCAGCCGGTTCAGCGTGTTCTTCTCGATGTTGACGTAtttgatcttcttctccttgatgatgTGCTTCTTTTCTAGGACCTTGACGGCGTATTCCCTCAGGGTTTGGCGATCGGTCGCAAGGTAAACCGTGCTGTAGGAGCCCTCTCCCAATATCCTCCCAAAGGTGAAGTCGCGCACTCCTTTCTTGACCGGCTTCATTGTCACCCTCCCATCGGCATCCACCTCTCTCCTAACGCCGACTGCCGCACCCCGGTCTTTCCATTCCTCGCTGCTGGTGGAGAGCATGGGTGGTACTTCTCCCAGCCGCGCTTCTGACGTATAGGTGCCCGGCGCGGCTACGGGGATGCCCGGGATCTGGGAATATCCTCCTTGAACCCCGCGTGAGCTCCTCCTAGGAGGCAACGCGCCGTTGGGATCGACGCCCATGGGAGGACCGGGACCGGGCCGGCCTTGGCGGTATGATCGACTCGGCTCTCGTGTGGGGGCACCAGGGGGCGCACGCCTAGACTCGCTCCTCGAAATCGTGGGCACGCCGTATAGAGAAGTCCGAGACGTGTCGGTCTGGATTTCGTTCCTTAGCTCGTTCCGTAGGTCCCCATATGCAGTCCCGTGTCCATGTGGGTGGTATGCTCCTCGCTGCGGATCGCCCTCCATTGACTGTAGTGCCCCTCCGGGAGTAGGTCTTGAGTTTGGTGGCCAGTTTCCATTTCCTGCTGGCAATTGTTGACTAGTCGGGGGATATCCGCGGGCGCTGAGGTTGTCTTGGGCATTCTTGAGGATCGCGGCGGCGGTTTCGTAGGTATGGGGCGGGCGCTGCGGGGGGTCTTGAGGGGTGACCTGCCGTTCTAGGTCCAACGGTGTCCGCTGAGAAGGAGGCTGTGCAGGCTGTGCAGGCTGGGGAGGAGTCGTCTGGGGGGCATTGTTCGTTGTTGCGTCTTGACGGCTCGCAGAGGACTGATTGGCGGGAGCATCGGGGGTTGTCTGATCGTTCTCGGTCGAGTGGACGgagtcgtcatcgtcgagGTTGGCAATTCGTAAGCCGCCAAGCGCTTGGGACAGGCTGAAGTCTCCGTTCATTGTGCTAAGGGGCGACGCCGCCAAGCGAAGGATAGGTAGGTGGGCTAAATACACTACAATACTATGGCGACGGTCGTATGGAAACCAACCAAGCTATCAGCATATAGCTGGCGGAGTATAGTGTagagtcgtcgtcgtggtgCGTGGCGGCTGAAGGGGGCGAAGAGGGTCGAGCAGTACAACGAGTGCGGTCCCGGGGGTCGGTCAATCGAAGCGGTCGATGGCTGAGTGCTCGGGGTGGTAGGGAGATGCTGGAGAGATCGAGCGAGTGTAGGGTACTATGTTCTTGGTTGGAAGGATGAAAAGCGTAGTCGGTAGTGGTCTGACTGCTTTGGACTGCTGTGTAGGTAGTCTAGGTACTGTAGTAGGTAGAACTAAACCCTGGCTTGTCAGATCACCACTTTGGGTGTTGCGTGTTGGGCATTGGAAGAACAGGAGGCAGGCAGTGGCCGTCTGTCTTGTCGAGCGAGTgctggtagtagtagtgtaggtagtgtaagGCAGTGTAGCCGTGCTGGACTAGGTACAGAATGGAACAAGGAGATGAGGAAGCTCCAATCAACCTCCAGGGTACCCGGGAagcagggggggggggggggggaggggggaggaggagggaggttcGGCACGGGGGACCGCGGTGGTGGTTTTTTCTGGGAGGAGGTGCGCTGGCCACTCAAGCTGGCTGATGCAAGGCCACGACTgcgggctgctgctgcgtgCGGTACGGGCAGTGTGCGGTGCGTTGCGGTGATACTTTAAttgggagggagaagaaacaGCAATACTCCAAGTATGAATGCAGATTTCAGGAGTTGATGGGGTTGTGGAGGCTTAAAGTTGACAGAGTTCCAGATAGGTGAACTAACAGTAGTAGTTCAGGGtagggtacgtacctctaccgttGTGTGGTTGTGTGCCTGAGTGTGTCTGGCTGTGTCGACTTCAACGAACCTCCACTGTTGAGGGAGAGAGATAAGCAGTCAGTCGGTTACGGGACCGCCGGTGATGGTCGGGGATACAAGTCGGTGAGGATTCTCTTTTTCGTTGTTGCTTCTGCCAGTCCAGCTCACGGGCAGCTGGTCGTCGAATGGAAAGTGGAATGGAGAGGGATAGTTGCAGATGGTAGTAGTGTTAGtgtagctacctacctagctacctacctagctgaACTGTGCTTCCACTCACTTTCCATTGACGGATGGAGAAGCAGGTAAGGTAGTGTAGCCTGGTAGTCCACGTCCGTCCCAACCCGAACAAATAAAGTGTTTAGTTAattaagaaaaagaacagTTACAGGAAAAAGTGTCAAAACCATcgcccttcctctctcttgACTTGACATAATCCACTCCACTGGCACCTCATTCTACGGTAAGCTCCCACCGGCATCGAGGTCGGGTCCGGGCAGAATACGACAGCCCGTCCATCAAATGCCAAACCTTACTATCTTCCAGTGAATGGGTGGGACCTGCGTGCTTGCTGCTGTCACCTCACTTCCATCTTTTATTTCAGGCAACTCCGCCAAAATCCACTCTTTTGCGGCGTCACTCTCCGAAGAACGGGGGGGGGACTTGTGGTGTTGGGAACTTCCTTGGGAAATCCAATCCCGTCATGATCTTTTACACGGCATGACGCGGCGGACCATGCTTTGaccctcctctctcttcaggaaagaaaggggaTGCGAGATGCTTCATGCACAGAAAACATGGAAGCCGGACAAGGAAGACGACGGACGTTACCGGCCATTTGGGAAGGAAGGCAGGCAAAGgcagctacctacctacctacctacgtaggtacctatcgcTTCCTATTCTAATCATAGCACACTACAATACActactctacactacactacacgacGACACTCCCGCGGGATTGACAAGCGCTAGGTACGTAGAGTAGGTGACAGGGCTCATGATGAACGAACTGCCTTGGAAATCgacaggaagaaaaaaaaaaaaaagtgattGCCGGTTATCTCGGTACTGTCCTTTTTAATCAACGCTGCGGCCACGGTACGAAATTAGCGATTTTCGAGCTGCGTGATGACGGATGGCTGATGCCcagaaagtggaagaagagcagATCCATCACTacatggaaaaaaaaaaaaaagcttgGACCCTTCAATGCAGTCGGGTACTCAAAATCATAGTGTAGATAAGGAATGGAGGTGCGTTAACGCACTCCTGCGTTAGCTGCCGCTTCCACATGCAACATGAAATACATCCGGGCCTTTTAGGTGGGATCCCCCATGACTTGGAAGGCTTCTTTGATTTGGTTGAATCCATCATCATGGTTTACACTATTTTTTCGAGTTCTCGGATCAATACCTACAGGTAGGTGAATCACCTAGTGGTGGGCAAAGCTGCCCCTACCAGACTGGTGCGCATTGTGAATTGTTAGCGCATAGTTTGTTTAGCACCTCGTGAATGCCTTCCCTGTGACCCCGCCTGCTAGTCTACTCGTTTCTTCTCGTGTCAGCTCGTCTCGTGTAAAGACGGACGCTGACAAACCTCAATGGATTCGAATTGATGTTAAAAAGTGCCGGTTACGGGTTTGTCATTTGCCATGTTTATATTGTCCCACTTCTCGTTTACCACTAGTCCGAAATTCCATCTTCTCCGAAATTCCATCTTCTCAACAACAGCTTTGGATTCCAGTCTCAT
The Neurospora crassa OR74A linkage group II, whole genome shotgun sequence DNA segment above includes these coding regions:
- the stk-23 gene encoding serine/threonine protein kinase, with the protein product MNGDFSLSQALGGLRIANLDDDDSVHSTENDQTTPDAPANQSSASRQDATTNNAPQTTPPQPAQPAQPPSQRTPLDLERQVTPQDPPQRPPHTYETAAAILKNAQDNLSARGYPPTSQQLPAGNGNWPPNSRPTPGGALQSMEGDPQRGAYHPHGHGTAYGDLRNELRNEIQTDTSRTSLYGVPTISRSESRRAPPGAPTREPSRSYRQGRPGPGPPMGVDPNGALPPRRSSRGVQGGYSQIPGIPVAAPGTYTSEARLGEVPPMLSTSSEEWKDRGAAVGVRREVDADGRVTMKPVKKGVRDFTFGRILGEGSYSTVYLATDRQTLREYAVKVLEKKHIIKEKKIKYVNIEKNTLNRLTEHPGIVRLYYTFQDETSLYYVLDLCTGGELLGVLKKTGTFDVECTRFYGAQILDAIDYMHSRGIIHRDLKPENVLLDEQMHVKITDFGTAKLLRDPRDPRPPEETPGQSGEDDERAASFVGTAEYVSPELLTEKSASTASDIWAFGCIIYQLLAGRPPFKAGTEYLTFQKIVKLEYEFPPGFPSAARDLVERCLVLDPAQRFTVEHIKKHEFFAGQMFGKELWRMKAPRLRPYVPGSQEQQPQMMHLGGGGSNSNHSHHSMPMGNPSSTRGNTTTQGGPANNNVNRPARIITELPPPTQLDLDWSPVLTKNNERILKLGDLMVVSSPIPHSPHGKEGGEGHKKLARFFGGSTTKKRQRLVMITSSGRIVFAPAGGEEKKAKQEISLLASDCTWKAQIDAKGQPVWCVDTGGVHYTFEEPKSSEKQHKDKSDKSSDGGAGRDGANNSSSSKSTVDEWIESLERAKDLALSQNLVGSNDNFGDMSMSSSPAGSMVNIGGGGGHHHNGRGHGNFSGGEGGYSISDRSGRNQLTKSQASLDDSSSVTKRNRFSRRQSKNGLGAAF